The Pungitius pungitius chromosome 15, fPunPun2.1, whole genome shotgun sequence nucleotide sequence attatcCACATTCAAATTGACGGACTTATAATAAATaagcttaaataaataaatacaataatttacaTTCACCTCGTTACCACACTATTACTCCAAATACAAATGCGTTTTAGTATTTTTGTTCCACAACTTCCTGTATTTATGGGACCAGTtcagatgacatcatcatcatcatcatcaggtctTGTAAACACGTGCAGGTGTCCAAACGGGCTTTTACAAAATAGTTAATTTCGTGTAATTGTGATCCCTTTTCATTAGATTATGAGAAACGCCTTGCGAGTGGAAACAGCATCACTTCATTTTTATGCGCAAAGATTGCATCTGGCTGCCTTGCATAGCTCAATTTACCTTTATTGCTAACAGACTGAATATCTGGACTCCAATCATGTCTCAGCAAACTTCCCTGATGAGGTGAAACGTCTTTAGATTGTTCTTCCCCGGTAGCTGATTTTATTTCtccaagaaaaaacattttcagtgtCTCCCGTGAAGCTGATTAAATAAGCTGAAAAATCGAATTCATTGTTCTTTGTATCACTTTTAAATTACTCCAATGGCATGACGGACAAACCGCAGCGCagcaattaacaaaaaaaatacactaaTTACTTGCTCGAAACTTGCATCTTAAACGAAGTTCTCTTGATATGTTTCCACTAGTAAAGTAAACTATTTCAGTTATGTCGTCTTTAAATAACTCAAATTGAAGtcattgcatttattttcaaaccaaaggcgttgttgtgtctcttttttgtttgtttgtttgtttgttgttgttgttgtcctctTCAAATATGAGAACAAGTGACATTTCAAATTTAAACGTATTTTCAAAGAAACCCAAGACTGCACATTTAAGGTAAAACGAACAGTTCGAACGGGGCGTCAGGGTCCGGAGCCCCTATTCGTTCCGCCCTGGACATCTGCGCGCGGGGCGGACATTGCATCGCTTCTGACACGTGGCACTCTCGTCCAGCCGGTCGATTAATTGTGGAAGGAGCCGTTGACTTCCCCCTGCGCTGGGAACGACTGGCCGCGGACGTGCAGGTCGTAGGGGAAGCGGCCCTCTGGGGACACCCGGTACATGGAGTTGTGCGCGAGAGCCGCGCGCCCCGGCGCGCCGCAGTAGCGCACGCCGTAGTGGCCGCCTTTGCCGTACTCCGGCGGATCGTCGTGTTtcagggagaaaatcccgttaAAGTTCATCGGCGGGCTCAGCTGGCCGTCGAAGTGCGGGCTTCCGCCCTCCGGGGACGGGTTCTCGTAGTAGGGCTCGTACGCGCCGCTGTAGCTGTAGTGTCTGAACGGCTTGGCGCCGCTGTCCAAGCTGCCCCCGCTGTGGCCGGGGGGCGTGTTCACGTCCGAGCCGGGGTACGAGTACATGGCGTCGTAGGGCGCTCGGCCGGAGAACACGACCTCCCCGTTGTGGTCTGTGAGGAAATTCCTCGCGTTCAGCTGCAAACAACCCGCCACCAAGTTGGTGGTGGGCTGGGATAATCCTTTGCACAAAGTCTGCACGAAGGCGAGGAGGTCCGGTCTCTTGCCGGCGCTCAGAGTCTCCGACAGGGCCCAGATGTAATTTTTTGCCAGCCTGAGCGTCTCAATCTTGGACAGCTTTTGAGTTTTCGAGTAGCACGGCACGACTTTGCGCAGGCTCTCCAGCGCGTCGTTCAAGCCGTGCATGCGGCTGCGCTCTCGCGCGTTCGCCTCGTGGCGCCGCACTTTGGACCTGTCCGTCTCCGACTTACCGGGCCTCTTTTTTCGCGGGCCCCGCTTTTTAGGAAGCCCGTCGTCGTCCTGGTCGCCCTCCCTTTCGTCCTCCTCCCTGTCGGAGATGTCGTCCTCGGCCTCCCGCATGTCTGAGTTGGAGCTGTCTGCGTCGTTTTTTCGCTCCTTCTCCAGGCTCCCAGGTAAGCCTTCCCGGGGATAGTTGGCACCAAACCGCGGCTCGCACATCAAATGGGGTTCCTCGAATGGCAGCGTCAACATATTTCCTGTCAAATCAAAGCCCAAAACACCAAACTATGAGGAGAGAGAACTACAGTGATGTCTCTCCAAGGATGTCATGTAATTACCTTGTGAATGGGTCCTCCCATGAGGAACGGGGGCCAATTGGCCAATGTCACAGGTTGCTACCTTTTCAAAGACTTCATTGTCTTTGGTCATAGGTATGAAAACGCAACCCTGTATTAAGCCAAATCACATGCTTTTTGGTGATGATACGTcctatttgtttgttgttgttgtttttttttctccaaatgtttGCACAAAACAGACATTTCAACCAAAACTCTCAATGCATTAATAAGTAATATAGCATATAAATAAGAAGCATAAGCTACTAACCTCAGGTCAGCGTGCACCTTGCATGTTCCCAAATATCTCCTCTGAATCTGTGATGCAGGCTCCTCTCCAGGATTTGAAGGGAAAAGCTGAAACCTgcgctctcctttcctctctcctctctcctctttcctccgaCTAGACCGTGCTGtgctcttcctttctctcccccctcactccctctccctccctctcccactctcttcccctttccctctctctttgaGGAATGACACTCATGCCAACAGCGGGTACCCATGCCATCTGCCGCTGACGTCTTGTGGCAGCCCGAGACCACGTGCTCAGCGTCCCACGGGACCTCCATTCCGAACCGATCATCTGGCAGCTCCGGTAATGGGCACCGGGAGGCCCGCGTTTACCGTCAGAAACACAAACTGGAGAGGGATAACAACTAATATCTGCATCTCCCCGTGAAACAAAGATGAATGCATGTCTTTTTGTGTGGAAAAGACGCGAGATGTGCGATTTCATCAGCGATCCTCAACAGGTGAGACTCTTGTATTTTGGACCTAGTAACGGAACTAGTAACGTTAAAGTTGTAAATCAGAAAACAATTTTTTCGGACAggataaataatgaaaacagcCACCGTAATGATTCAAATTACATAGAGGTTCTGTTAACttgaatgtttagttttagcTCCCCGTGCTCATTTGAACCAAAGTCTCAAACCACATCTATAAAACAAGGATGGACTTGTCCAACTTCGTATGCAGCACCAACTATTCCCAAACTCTGAATGTGTCAAATAAACGAGAGGTCAAGTAAAACCTCAATGGGGTTTGACTGACTCGAAGGTCAGCGTATATACGTGGGCACACGTAACAAGATGCAGGTATTCGTCCTCTCACTGTGCACCACTGTGCTGTCGTGATCAGCATTGTTTGTGGCAAAGGGAGGGGTCGACGTTTCAGTGATTTGCATTTTAAACCATCATATTCTCATTTCAGCTAATGACCGCACACGGCATTTGCATAAGTTTTAAATGCTTTGCAGCTTTCTTGCTTATGTTGTGCTTCTAACCCAAATATGACCTTTTGACCTAACCGGGTATTTTTCTTGCAGGGCCCATAGATGCATTCTTCTTAATGTCGTTCTGGAGGAAGAGACAAACAACATATTTTAGGTGTATTATTTGTAGGATTTGATGAGTTTTAATGAGGTCAAGGTCAGGAAAATGTTGTTTATCAATGGTTTGGTCAACTGACAGTAAACAAACATAAAGATATTCAGTATAAAATAGAgaacagttttttattttaagggttgctgcaaacaaaacacacatatttatgtatatatatatatagtagctGCAGCTCTGCATGAGAATTCCAGCAGACTCCTTGCATGCGGAGGACGGTgtgatacgggggggggggggggcgtgcacgGCGTTGGTACCTCAGGACCGTATAGACATTAACTACACCCCGTGGAAAAGGCCCAGTGGCACGCTGCCAGATCCACACTGGGGCACAGCTGGCACTCGATACGGGTATATGCACTCCTCAGTtatgtgtaacacacacacacacacacactccaacgtGTGTGCCTGTGAATGACCTTGTTGCAAGGAGAATCAATTAGAGCGACTCATCTGCCTCTGTGTATCGGACACTACGAGACGGCAGCAGAGCGCCGCAGCGCCGGCGACACCTTTGGCGAGAGTCCGGAGGAAGCCGGTGACAACAAAACGCGTGTCCCCACACTGTGTCCACTTGACCCCAATGTGTGCGAGACGGAGCACCAAACACAGATAtacaggcctgtgtgtgtctgcgtgtgtgtgtgtctgtgtgtgtgtgtgtgtgtgagagcgtgcATGCGGACAAACATACTGTACTCAAGcacaaccaaaaagaaaaaggaaaaaacacaagccCTTTttaacaccccccacccccccccaaaaaatgccTCAGCTGGTTCTGCTGATCGTTCTGGTCCAGCgcgcgcacacccacacacacacaccctcacacacacacacacac carries:
- the neurod6b gene encoding neurogenic differentiation factor 6-B, which produces MLTLPFEEPHLMCEPRFGANYPREGLPGSLEKERKNDADSSNSDMREAEDDISDREEDEREGDQDDDGLPKKRGPRKKRPGKSETDRSKVRRHEANARERSRMHGLNDALESLRKVVPCYSKTQKLSKIETLRLAKNYIWALSETLSAGKRPDLLAFVQTLCKGLSQPTTNLVAGCLQLNARNFLTDHNGEVVFSGRAPYDAMYSYPGSDVNTPPGHSGGSLDSGAKPFRHYSYSGAYEPYYENPSPEGGSPHFDGQLSPPMNFNGIFSLKHDDPPEYGKGGHYGVRYCGAPGRAALAHNSMYRVSPEGRFPYDLHVRGQSFPAQGEVNGSFHN